GGTTCGCTTGAGCGCGTCGACGACCTCGTCGGCGAGTGGCTCCGTCGTGAGATACCGGATACGCATCGATCATCGAGGAGATGGGAACGAACACATGTAGTTATCACCACACCAATACGTCGAGCGGGACGGTTAGGGTCAACCTTTTTCTGTTTGAATCATTTGCTTTTTATCACGTTACGTCGTAACTGGACTATGACTGATACGGATTCGGCGCGGATCCACGTTCTCTGCGTCGACGACGAGCTCGACAGCGCCGATCTAACGGCGCTGTGTCTCGAGCGAATCGACGACCGATTCGTCGTCGAGACGGCACTGAGCGCCGAAGCGGGCTACGAGTACCTCGAGGAAACCGGGGTCGATTGCGTCGTGAGCGACTACAAGATGCCCGACGTGGACGGGATCACCTTCTTCGAGCTGGTCCAGGACGAGTACCCTGAACTACCGTTTATCCTCTTTACGGGCCGGGGATCGGCGAGCGTCGCCGACGACGCGCGCTCGCGCGGCGTGACCGAGTACCTCGAAAAGGACACGGAAGACCGATATCGAGTGCTGGCCGACCAGATCAGGAGCGCGGTCGAGAAACACCGCTCCTCGTAGGAAGGGGTCGTTACCGGAGCGGTTGCTCTTGGGCGATTACCGCCTGCTTGATGAGCGCCTCGACGCCGCGTCTGATCCGCTGGGAAAGCGCGCTGTCGCTGATCCCTAGCTCGTCGGCGAGCGCGGCCTGGCTGATCCGGCGCGGGATCTGGAAGTACCCCGAACGGTAGGCTGTCGTGAGCGTGTCGCGTTGGACCGGCGAGAGCGACGCCGTTGGCTCGTCGATCGGGGAGTGGTGGATCCGGCGGAGCGTCACGGGAGTCCCCGATTCGGTGAGCGCGACGTTGAACCGTGAGAGCTCTTCATGCGTCGAAAACCGAAGGCGAAAATCCCAACTTTCGGCGAGGCCCTGTGCGGCGAGGATCGTCGCGTCGGCCTCCAGGAGCGCGTCGACGAGTTCGTTCTCGGCCGACGACCACTGGATCTCGAACAGCGTTTCCGATTCGACCGTCATGACGACGCTTACCCGATCGATCCGCGGATGGTCCCCGAGCGCCGAGCGGATCTCCTCGGAATCGCTCGTTTCGATCCACAACAGCGGCATAACGGACTCCCGAAGCGGGACGACGCCTTCGAGTTCGATCCCCACCTCGGGAAACGACTGGAGAACGCTTCCGACCGGAAGCGACGCGGCCGGCAAGGTGATATCGGCGATTACGGTCATAGATACGGGAGAGTACCGCGACGACTACCGACATCGCGGAGGGCGGATATCAGAATATCGTATCGAACCGACAAAAAGACATCGGCTTCGTTCGATATCGAAGGTGCGAGTTCGGAAAGAGGCGACGAAAGACCTTCGATATCGAAGGCGATACGACTAAACACCGGGGTCGAGGCTGAAGGCAACGGATCAGTGGGAATACTGCATACAATAGGATGACACATCATGCAGTCATCACCGAGGAGGGGAGGAGCAGTAGAGGAGCCGGAGTGGGGCGAAGACGGGTCACCGATCGGTTTGATCGCGACACACACCAACAAATCGGAGCTCATACAGGCGATCCTGTCGGCAAAGCGGCACGGAAGCGACGTGGCAGTTACCCACGTCGAGTCCGACGAACCGGAGGGGGTCGAAATCGCGCGGATGATGGGTGCACGGATCCTACGTAGCGCCGCGTTCGACGGGAAGCCCGAAGCGGGCAACGGGACGGCGCCGAAGGCGACCGCGACCAAGGACGTCCCGCCGGTAACCGAGTTCGTCGATCCGGCGACGATCACCGACCAACAGGGGACTGTCGAACCCGCCCGGTTGGAAAAACCGGAACCCGTCTTCGAGATGGGCGAGGACGCCGAACAGTCGACGGTCGTCGTGGGAATTCCGGCGTACAACGAGGCAGGCTCCATTGCGAACGTCGTCGGAACGGCCGCCGAGTACGGCGATAGCGTCCTCGTCGTCGACGATGGAAGTCGAGACGAGACCACGAGAGAGGCCGGCAAAGCCGGAGCGACGGTCATCGAACACGAGTACAACAAGGGGTACGGCACCGCGCTCAAGACGCTCTTTCGAGCGGCCGACCGGAAGGGTGCCGATCACCTCGTGATCCTCGACGCCGACGCCCAGCACGACTCACGGGATATCCCCCGGCTCGTCGCGAAACAGCGCGAAACCGGCGCCGACATCGTCATCGGAAGTCGGTTTATCGACGGGGCGACCACCGAGTTCCCGCTGTACCGTCGAGTCGGGCTGTCGATCGTCAACGCGCTCACCAACCTCAGCATGGGGACCGTCCGGCCGAGTGCACGCATCACCGATACGCAAAGCGGCTTTCGAGCCTACAACCGACGAGCCATCGCAGGATTGGCCGATGACGACACCATCGGGACGCAGATGGCCGCCAGCACGGACATCCTCTATCACGCCCACAAGAACGGATACGAGGTCGAAGAAGTCGGAATATCGGTGCGCTACGACGTCGAGAACGCGAACAGCGCCGATCCGATTTCACACGGGTATGACCTAGTGAACAACATCACAACGACCGTACAGAACACCCATCCACTTATCAGTCTGGGTATGCCGGGATTCGTCGGTGTGCTGTCAGGGGTCAGTGGTACTTACTGGCTCATCTCCGAGTACCTCACCACGGGATCGCTCTCGTTTCTCGTTACGACCCTATCCGCCCTGTTCTTGCTTGGCGGTTTCTTCTTCTGTATCGCTGCGGTCATCCTCCATACGATACGGATCTCTAAGGCGAGATAGGTCCGATCCAAAGGCCCCCTCCGTTCCGTCCGCCAGTCGTAACCTGGTTGCAGTGATCATGGCCCGATACGCTATTCTACCGGTTAAGTGACTGCTGAAGCGGATCGCTAGTAAACGATACTAATATCACGGTCGTTCACAGTTCGTTTCATATGGGTGGTAAGAAACGGAGTGGCTCATCCGATGGACCCGGAAACGTCCTGTCGTTCGATCTCGAACACTGGCATTCGGCGACCCTGCTAACGGACGAACTAACCGACGCCAAGGATCGTATCGAGACGTCAGTCGAGATCGTTCTCGATATACTCGCAGAACACGAAACGACAGCGACGTTCTTCGTCGTCGGCGAGATAGCTAGGGAGTATCCTGCGTTGATCACTCGAATCGCCGATGACGGCCACGAAATAGCGTCTCACGGACACACTCATACTCCGCTGTTCGAACTTACGCAGGCGTCGTTCACCGAGGAGCTCGATGCGAGTGCCGAAGCGATCGAGTCGGTGACCGGCCACCGTCCTCTCGGGTTTCGGGCACCGAACTTCTCGGTGACACCGCGAACCCAATGGGCGTTCGATGCGCTTCTCGAAACGGGGTATCGGTATGACTCCAGCGTGTTCCCGGTCAAGACCCCGATGTATGGGGTCGGAAACGCACCGGTTCACCCGTACTGGGTCGATCGTAACTCCCCCTTCGAGGACAGTCGATCGGTCACTGCCGATGACCTGCTCGAATTTCCACCCGCCGTGTTTCATCCTCGGTTCCGTGTTCCGGTCGCTGGAGGGTTTTACGGTCGGATCCTTCCGACGTGGGTGATATCAAGAGGGATCAGGAACCTCAACCGTCGAGGGATTCCCGCGACGCTCTACTTCCATCCGTGGGAATTCAACCCCGACGTACAAACCGCCGAACCGACCTTCCACAAGCGCTTCATCAGCTTCCACAATCTCGATCAGACTCGCGAGACGCTCGAAACGTTGCTCTCCTCACACGAGTTCGGGACGTGTCACCAGTTACTCGAGAGATATACAGGGAATGCAGGGCCGGTACCGTCCCCTCGGAAGGAGAGGTGACGGGTAACAAACGGTCACGGCTCGTACGCAGAAAGGAGGCACCGACTGCTGCGTCACTGACAACAGTTCACCATCCACCGGACGGCAGCGGCCAGCGATACAGCAGCTAGTCGAGACGGATGGTGAAAACGGGGGGACGACCACTCGAATGTAAGTCAACCGACACAGTTACATCGATGATGGCCCTGAGAACCGGTATGTTCGGGGGAGAGAAGGGTCGACGGTTGGTGGATCGAGCGTTTCGATCCACACTCAAGGGTCGTTACCGCCCCACTGGGGTTCGTTGTCCGATCGTCCTCTATCATGGTATCGGCGAATCGGGCGGTCCGTGGACAGTCACGCCGGCACGGTTTCGCCGACAGATCGAGTGGCTCTCCGAAACGTTCGACCTCCTGACTGTGAGCGAGGCCATCGAGCAGTGGAAACAGGGCTCGCTTCCGCCCGATCCGGCCGTCGTGACCTTCGACGATGGGTTCCAATCGACGATCGAGACGGCATTGCCGATCCTCGAGAGTCACGGCGTCGAGGCGACTCACTACGTCGTCCCGGGACTACTGGGCGAGCGGTTCGAAGGATCGCGGGTCATGGACCGCGATAGTGTCATCGATCTCAGCGAGTCCGGTCACGAGATCGGAGCACACACCATGACTCATCCGGATCTGACGACGGTCGGCCGGGAAATCGCCCGGCGCGAGATCGTCGAATCACGGGAGTCCATCGAAGCGATTACGGGCGACAACCCGCGCAGTTTCGCCTATCCCTACGGTGCATTCGACGACGACATAGCCCAGTTGGTCCGGGAGGCGGGCTACGAGAGTGCGACCACGGTGATCGGCTCGGACGTCGTCGATTTCGCTGCACCGATGTCCCTTCCGCGGATCACCATTATGCGTGAACACGACCGTCAGACGAGTAGGGACATGATCGACGGGGATCGGCGATGGCAGCACCTCATTCGGGACGTGGTCCCGATCCGATAACCGGTGGTGTGAATCGATTCGAACCGACGAAGTCGTCCCGCTAATTACTGCGGTTTGATCTCGGTTCGGATCGTTTCCGGTCAGAACACTCGTCAGCGACGGTTCGGGACCCTTATGTAGGACAGGCTATATCTATAGTCCAATGGGGAGTGCTATTGAGACCGCGAATCCACAGTCCTTCGATCGACCGGGGGTTTTCGATCGGATCGCGGAGTTCTACGAGTATCAGGGGATCCCGTCCGCTACAGAGGTCTACATGGTCCTCGATACGGACGGCTACAACACGTACGCGTTTCGCCCGGAATCTCGGGCGATCGAGTGGCTCGTCGATCGGCTCGGCGGTGGCGGCTGGAAGAGTCGCCTCGGGACCACGATACTCGAGACCACTGCCGCTGTTCCAGGGCTCCTGCCGTTCGTTCCTCTGATCCGGTCGGAATACGCCACCGTCGCCGCCGAGAACCCGTTCGACGTGGCGGTCGTCGGTGACCGAATCACGTTATTGCAGTTGGACAACCGACACGTATCTACGATCGCCATCGACGATCCGGACAAGCTCCGAAACGAGATCGAACACCGACAACGGCTCCCTGATTCGATCAACACGCCACCGATTATCGAACACGATAGCGAGTATCCCTATATCATCGAGCGGTATCTCAATGGGCGGGAACTCATCGATCCAGTCGAGGAGTGGAAGGCGCTGTTTGATGCGCTCAACCAGCTTACCGCCCTCTACGAGAACGACCGACACCGCGTCGCGACGACTGACGTCGTTCGAGAACTCGAAGGAGCGCTGGCGACCGAGGACGAGACGAACGGAACTACGCGTGCAGGGCTACAGCTCCTCGACGACCTCGACTTGCCGTCGTCACTCTATCGGGGCCCGATCCACGGCGACCTCCACGCCAGAAACCTCTTCATCAATGACGCGGTGTACATCCTTGATTGGGAGGACGTACGGATGGATTACCTCCTCGACGATCTCTTCAGACCGTTCGTCATCCACCAGTACGACATCCCTCTCCACCAGTTGTTCGTTCAGATGATACACGGGCGGGGAGAGGGCGGCCGCATCATGGCCGACTACGCCCGGGAGATCGGGCCGATCGCCTACGGCGACTCGGAGACGTATTCGGGGCTTCCGCTGTTTTACCTCCTCTCCCTGCTCGCTGACGGCGGCGAGAACGGATCGCTTCGCCCGCCGTGTCGTGAACTCCTTTCGGGGATCGTTTCGTCGTACTGATGATCACCGCCTCGAAGGCATCCGTATCGGTCGCAAGCGATCAGTGAGTAGTTGCATACTCTCGTATCGATAAAATCACTCCGTACACACCTGTAATAGAACTGAGAATATATATCGCAGGACGTAGTAGATCAGACGAATGGATCTGTCCCGTTCAGCATTGAAACTCTTTCTCGCGAAAGGCGGCAACGCGGTCGTTTTCTTCGCCGGGATCACAGTCTTCGCCCGTGAATTAGGGGCAAGCCAGATAGGGATCTTCTTCCTGTTTCAAACGGTACTCGGACTGCTGACGATCGTTGCCGACGGTGGGATCCGCGGCGCGCTCGAGAAACGACTGAGCGAGGGGCAACGGGCAGACAGAATGCTAGCGACCGCGATTACGATCAAACTCGTTACCGTCTCCGGAGCCGTGGGAGTGATCCTTCTGGCCCGGCCATACCTCAACCAGTATCTCGGCGGCGAATACACGGTCTTCCTCGTCGTTGCACTCGTCGTTCAGGAGTTCGCGGACCTGTTCATTCAGGCTGTGCGCGGCGAACTCCGTGTTGGGGAAACCGCTATCATCGAGTTCGCCCGCGAGACGGTATGGGTTACGAGTGGACTGGTGTTGGTGTCGGCTGGATACGGGGTTGTCGGATTGATCTATGGGCTCATCCTGGGTTCAGCGACGGCCGCCTGTTGGGCGTTCTTCAAACTGGAAACGAACGTCGGTCGACCAGCCGAACTATCGGCGTGGTCGCTGTACGACTACGCGAAGTACTACTTCCTCTCGTCAGTGAGTGGCAAGGTCTATCAATGGATGGACGTAGCGATCATCGGGCTGTTTCTGACCTACGCGGACGTCGGAGCCTACGAGGTAGCCTGGGAGGTGACGTTGTTGGTGTTGTTAGTCAGTAAGACGCTCTCAGTCACACTGTTCCCGCAGATGAGCCAGTGGAGCGCCGAAGCCGCGACCTCTCGGATCGAGGCCGTTGTCCCCAACGCGCTCGGAGTCGCGCTGTTCCTCTCGATCCCCGCGTTCGTCGGGGTGTTCGTGCTGAACTACGAGATCCTCGCTGTAGTCTTCGGTTCGGAGTACACCATCGCGGCGGGCGTCCTCGTGGTGTTGATGGTCGAGAAGGTATTTCAATCGGCCAATGACGTTCTGGGGAGCACGCTTCGGGGCATCGATCGCGTGGATCTGGTCGCACGGGCGGTCGTCGTAACGATCGCGATAAATCTCGTCCTCAACGTCGTCCTCGTTCTTTCCATCGGACTACTGGGAGCGGCGATCGCGACGACGAGTGCAGCCATAGTTCAGACGCTTCTCAATGCACGATATCTCTCACGGAACATCACGCTTCGAATACCCTATCATCTGATCGTGTGGTGTTTTGTCGGTGCGATTGGAATGGGACTGATCGTCTCAGGGGTACAGATGATCCTCCCGTTCGAGGGATTCGTCTTACTGGCGATCTGTATCGGCGTCGGTGTCGTGAGTTACCTGCTGTTTTCGGTCATTATACCGTCCCTCCGCAGGGAGGTTATCGTACCGGGTGCACGAATGCTCGTCTCGATATTCGGCTAGCTCGATGGCCGTATGGTGTTAGTTCCGTTATAGTTATACGCATCTGATCGGTTTCTATAAATATGTCATCGGGGGGGAGATCGGTTCGACGAACGCAGTCTGAGACGAACACACGGACGGTCGTCGATAGCTCCCAGTCATCTCATAGGGTACGTCTTCACCGGCGCTCGATCGCTCTGGTAGTCGGCTGTCTTCTCATCGCGTTCTGGGCCAGCGTCGGGGGCAGTCCATCCGGTGTTGAAACCTCCTTGTTACGGGCGATCTTGGGTGTCGCACTGTTACTCGCGCCCGGGTTCATGCTCCTCCTATTGATCGACAACCGTATCGACCGTATCGGGGAGCTGTCGTTGTACGTCGCGGGATTCAGCTTGACGATTCTCGCCGGCGTGAGCGTCGTAGGAAGCCTCGCGTATCCTGTACTCGGCATCCCCGATCCACTCTCCTTTCGTCCGATCGCTCTCACGGTCAGCGGGATAGTCATAGCATTGACCGTCGTCTCGTACTGGCGCGATCGAAGTCTCGTTCTCCGTGTTCCGTCGTTCACGACACAGGATACCGCAATCGGCGCGTTCCTGCTCTGTTTACCGGCACTTGCGGCGCTGGCAGCCCATCGTATGAACGCCGTGGGGAGCAGCCGGCTGATGTATGCGTTTCTCCTCCTGGTCGCAGTCGTCGTACTCGTCTCGATCAGGGAAGTTCCGCCGAAGCTCTATCCGTTCGCAGTGTTCACCGTCGCGGCGGGAATCGTCCTCCATCGCAACCTGATCACCGGCGCGGTCGTTGGATCGGATATCCAGGTGAACTACTTCTTTGTCGAGTTGGTGCTCGAAAACGGGGCGTGGGAGCCGGGGATGGCCGATGTGTACTCATCCATTCCGGTCGTCGGGGCGGTGCCGGCCGTCTACTCGATAGTGACCGGCATCAGTACCGCGCTGGTCTTCAAGGTGCTCTACTCGCTGCTGTTTGCGCTCGCTCCGGTCGCCATCTACTACACCTTCGCGGACGTCTTCGGGAGAGACGTGGCCTTCGCCGGAGCGTACTTCTTCGTCTTTTACTTCCGGACGTTCAACGGCACACCGGGTAAAACACGCATTGCTCAGCTGTTCATGATACTGGTGGTCCTCACGATGATCACCGACCGGGACCGGCTCCCCGGCAAGGAGTGGGTGGGGGCCGTCTTCGGGATCGGACTGATCCTGTCGCACTACACTACCACCTACATCTTCGTCATCTCGCTCGCGGTTGCTTACGTCCTGGGACGGATCTACAAGGCATATTCGGGCGATGACGTCGGACTACGTATCACCGGGATCTACGCGGTCGCGTTCGGCGGTGCGGCGGTCGCCTGGTACGCCGCCACGACCCCGGGGATGCTCCAGAACGTGGCCGGCGTCCTCGTGGGTATCCCGGTCGAAATCTACGCGGTCCTCTCGGGCGAGAGTATCCACCGTTCGGGGGCGAGTGCCGTCGAATCACAGTCCGGAATCGCCTACACGGCCACGCTCCTGCTCCACATGGGTCTGATGGCGCTTGCGGGGGTCGGCGTCCTCTCGCAAGTGTTCGTGCGGCTGTTTTCGACAGACAAACCGCGGTCAAACGAGGCGATCAAATTGGCTGTGCTCGCGATCCCCATGCTGCTGTTCCTGGCTGCGTCGTACTTCATCAGCGGTAATCTCGGAGCCGATCGGGTATACCAGATCGTTCTCACGGTGCTCGCAGCCTTCATGCCGGTGGGTTACCTCGCGCTCACGGGCCTCATCAACGTTGTCCGCGACGTCGACATTCCCGTCTGGCGGCCGATTCTCGCGGCTCTGGCCGTCCTCATGTTGCTCAATACTGGTGTCGCCTACAACGCGATCGGGGAGCCGGTTACCTCCGATATCTCGCTCGATTCGGACACCCATTCGCTTGCCTACACGGATGCGGAGATCAATGGCGGGGAATGGATCGACGGGACCAGCACCGCTGGACCGGTGATCTACACCGACAGCTACACCGGCGAGATGTTCCGATCGATCTTCCCGGAGAACTACTCGAACGCGAGCGTGAGGCAGGTGAAGGTCGACTGGCAGCCCGGCATCGAGTTCTCGGAAGGCTACGTCTACGTCCGTGATCGGTCCATCGTTGACGCCGATGAGTACGAGGGGACCGTTCCCCAGTACTACCTCACGGAATCGGAACGGACGGCCATCGAACAGTCAACGAACAAAGTGTACACCAGCGGCGAATCCGACGTGTTCCGGTATGACGGATCGGATAGCCAGCAGTTCGGACGGGAGGACACGTAGCTACGCGATCCGGTACATCCCCTGGCGCGCTTTCATCCAGAGACTGTTGTCATCGACGTTCTCGACGGTTTGATAGGTGAAGTACCGATCCGCAGTCGGCGTCCCTTCGACGCCCGCTGCCTCCACGACCCCAGTCACGCCCTCCCCCTCGAAGTAGCGGGTGGCGTTGGGACCAACCAAGGATCGATCGAAAACGTCGATGGTCGATCCTTCAACCGCCGTACTGGCGGCCTCGTCCGACGAGTAGCCCTCGATCTGGTTGTACGCAATAACGCTGTTGACCAGCTCCGAGCCGACGTCAAGCACGATCCCGTCTGCTCCGGAAGGGACTTGTACGAGGTTCTGCGAGACGATCGAGCGTCCGCTGGCGGTTATCTCGATGCCCGCCCGGCTGGAATCACCCTCGATCCGATTGTTCACGAGGCGGACTGCGGGAGCATCGATCCGAACACCGACGGTCGAACCTGATGCCGGATGGGTGTAGGTGTGATTTAGTGAGACGATTGCACTCTCCTCTTGAACGGCGATCTCGGTGTCGAACCCCGCGACGATGTTGTTTATCACCTTCGCATCGTTCATGTTCTCGATCCGGATTCCGACGCTCTCGCCGTCCGCTCCGGTCGTCGAAATGACGCGGTTGAAATTGATCCGCGGCTCGGTACTGCGCTCGTCGGGAGCGCAGTTGATCCCGTAGCGTGTCGCGAACAGGTCCGTATGCGATACACGACTCGAGTACCCACCCATACTGATCGCATCACCACCGTCTCCGGTGTTGACGAGTGCAATCCCGGATACCTGAACGTCGTTTTCCATCGTCTCAAGCAGCGGTCCCTCCGTTTCGGCGCGCAGACCATCGCCACCGATGGTATCGAGCGACTGCCGGTAGACCCCGCTCCCGAACAGGATGGTGTTCTGTGGGATGGTAATCGGGGTTTCCCCGGTGACGTCGATCTCACCGACGACCCGCACGATCGATTCGTTTTCGAGCGCTTGCTGGAGGTCGGATGCCGATGCGCCGCCGTTTTCCTCGTCCCCATTATCCTCGCCGATAACGCCCCCACCGTTCGAGCCGTCCCTCCCGACCAGCGTCGAAATACCGTATCCGGCAACGCCACCGGCTGCCATCGCCATCGCCTCCCGTCGCGGGACGCCCTCGTCGATCAAATCAGGAACCCGTCCCGAAGCGTGTTGGTCCAGTAGTTCGGTCAGCCGTTCGTCGATCCGACGATCGACGAGGCGTTCTAACCGCTCAGGCGTCATCCCCTCCTCTCGCTCCATACAGCGGCCTTCGTCCCGCCCGGATAAATATATTGTCTAAATGATACCAGTACTGTCGGTGGAGACGAAAGTGTATCCGGTTCATCGGGCGAATCGTGTTATATGATCACGATCATCATATGAGAGTCGGATCAGTATCTCTCCATCGGACAATAGCCGATGGATTAACCGATCGGAACGTCGTAGTGACTGTCATATTTATATCAATTGCTGCGGTAGTTCGGGACGATGCAAGACATCGTCGAGGAGCACGTCGGTTCGTCCTCGCTTTGGCAGGTTCCGGCCGATCTGATTGCCGTCGGACTGTGTGTGGTGGTCGTTTCTCTGACGGCGCTCCCGGTGGTCGAAGGGACTCCCTTTCGAACGGTAGTCCGGGTAGGATTCGTCGGGTTCGTGCCGGGCTACGCCCTCGTCGCTGCACTGTTTCCGCATGCAGCGACCGCTTCCGGCGCGGAGACAGCCCGGTTTCAGATCGGCCGCTTGGAACGGGCGGCGGTATCAATCGCCGCGAGTTGTGGGCTCTTATTGCTAGTCGGGAGGGGACTGTCCCTCCTCTCCGTCGCCGGGTCTTCAGTGGTGATCGGGATCCTCGGCGCGCTGACGATCGCCTTCGCCGCCATTGGAACGTTCCGTCGACTCGCTCTTCCGCCCGCCGAACGGTTCGGCCGTTCAGTCGAGTCGTGGCTCGACGATCTCGACTCCCGCCGACCGGTACGCTCAGGTGGACTACTCTCGTCGATCGTGATCGGTTTAGTGGTGCTATTCGTACTCAGCAGTGTCGCCTACGCGATGGTACCGGTACAGCCCAACGGCCATACCGAACTCTATCTCCTTCAAGACGGGGGGGACGGGCCCGTCTCAGAGGAGTATCCCGACGAGCTCACGGTCGGTGAGGAGCAATCGTTGATCGTCGGGGTCGGGAACGAGGAAGGAACGCAGACCTCCTACACCGTCGTCGTGCAGTTACAGGAAATCGAGACCGACGGCTCGCAAACCTCCGTCCAGTCGGTGAGC
This sequence is a window from Halalkalicoccus subterraneus. Protein-coding genes within it:
- a CDS encoding response regulator, with protein sequence MTDTDSARIHVLCVDDELDSADLTALCLERIDDRFVVETALSAEAGYEYLEETGVDCVVSDYKMPDVDGITFFELVQDEYPELPFILFTGRGSASVADDARSRGVTEYLEKDTEDRYRVLADQIRSAVEKHRSS
- a CDS encoding helix-turn-helix domain-containing protein, yielding MTVIADITLPAASLPVGSVLQSFPEVGIELEGVVPLRESVMPLLWIETSDSEEIRSALGDHPRIDRVSVVMTVESETLFEIQWSSAENELVDALLEADATILAAQGLAESWDFRLRFSTHEELSRFNVALTESGTPVTLRRIHHSPIDEPTASLSPVQRDTLTTAYRSGYFQIPRRISQAALADELGISDSALSQRIRRGVEALIKQAVIAQEQPLR
- a CDS encoding glycosyltransferase family 2 protein codes for the protein MQSSPRRGGAVEEPEWGEDGSPIGLIATHTNKSELIQAILSAKRHGSDVAVTHVESDEPEGVEIARMMGARILRSAAFDGKPEAGNGTAPKATATKDVPPVTEFVDPATITDQQGTVEPARLEKPEPVFEMGEDAEQSTVVVGIPAYNEAGSIANVVGTAAEYGDSVLVVDDGSRDETTREAGKAGATVIEHEYNKGYGTALKTLFRAADRKGADHLVILDADAQHDSRDIPRLVAKQRETGADIVIGSRFIDGATTEFPLYRRVGLSIVNALTNLSMGTVRPSARITDTQSGFRAYNRRAIAGLADDDTIGTQMAASTDILYHAHKNGYEVEEVGISVRYDVENANSADPISHGYDLVNNITTTVQNTHPLISLGMPGFVGVLSGVSGTYWLISEYLTTGSLSFLVTTLSALFLLGGFFFCIAAVILHTIRISKAR
- a CDS encoding polysaccharide deacetylase family protein, which encodes MGGKKRSGSSDGPGNVLSFDLEHWHSATLLTDELTDAKDRIETSVEIVLDILAEHETTATFFVVGEIAREYPALITRIADDGHEIASHGHTHTPLFELTQASFTEELDASAEAIESVTGHRPLGFRAPNFSVTPRTQWAFDALLETGYRYDSSVFPVKTPMYGVGNAPVHPYWVDRNSPFEDSRSVTADDLLEFPPAVFHPRFRVPVAGGFYGRILPTWVISRGIRNLNRRGIPATLYFHPWEFNPDVQTAEPTFHKRFISFHNLDQTRETLETLLSSHEFGTCHQLLERYTGNAGPVPSPRKER
- a CDS encoding polysaccharide deacetylase family protein codes for the protein MFGGEKGRRLVDRAFRSTLKGRYRPTGVRCPIVLYHGIGESGGPWTVTPARFRRQIEWLSETFDLLTVSEAIEQWKQGSLPPDPAVVTFDDGFQSTIETALPILESHGVEATHYVVPGLLGERFEGSRVMDRDSVIDLSESGHEIGAHTMTHPDLTTVGREIARREIVESRESIEAITGDNPRSFAYPYGAFDDDIAQLVREAGYESATTVIGSDVVDFAAPMSLPRITIMREHDRQTSRDMIDGDRRWQHLIRDVVPIR
- a CDS encoding phosphotransferase, which translates into the protein MGSAIETANPQSFDRPGVFDRIAEFYEYQGIPSATEVYMVLDTDGYNTYAFRPESRAIEWLVDRLGGGGWKSRLGTTILETTAAVPGLLPFVPLIRSEYATVAAENPFDVAVVGDRITLLQLDNRHVSTIAIDDPDKLRNEIEHRQRLPDSINTPPIIEHDSEYPYIIERYLNGRELIDPVEEWKALFDALNQLTALYENDRHRVATTDVVRELEGALATEDETNGTTRAGLQLLDDLDLPSSLYRGPIHGDLHARNLFINDAVYILDWEDVRMDYLLDDLFRPFVIHQYDIPLHQLFVQMIHGRGEGGRIMADYAREIGPIAYGDSETYSGLPLFYLLSLLADGGENGSLRPPCRELLSGIVSSY
- a CDS encoding oligosaccharide flippase family protein; translation: MDLSRSALKLFLAKGGNAVVFFAGITVFARELGASQIGIFFLFQTVLGLLTIVADGGIRGALEKRLSEGQRADRMLATAITIKLVTVSGAVGVILLARPYLNQYLGGEYTVFLVVALVVQEFADLFIQAVRGELRVGETAIIEFARETVWVTSGLVLVSAGYGVVGLIYGLILGSATAACWAFFKLETNVGRPAELSAWSLYDYAKYYFLSSVSGKVYQWMDVAIIGLFLTYADVGAYEVAWEVTLLVLLVSKTLSVTLFPQMSQWSAEAATSRIEAVVPNALGVALFLSIPAFVGVFVLNYEILAVVFGSEYTIAAGVLVVLMVEKVFQSANDVLGSTLRGIDRVDLVARAVVVTIAINLVLNVVLVLSIGLLGAAIATTSAAIVQTLLNARYLSRNITLRIPYHLIVWCFVGAIGMGLIVSGVQMILPFEGFVLLAICIGVGVVSYLLFSVIIPSLRREVIVPGARMLVSIFG
- a CDS encoding DUF2206 domain-containing protein — translated: MLRAILGVALLLAPGFMLLLLIDNRIDRIGELSLYVAGFSLTILAGVSVVGSLAYPVLGIPDPLSFRPIALTVSGIVIALTVVSYWRDRSLVLRVPSFTTQDTAIGAFLLCLPALAALAAHRMNAVGSSRLMYAFLLLVAVVVLVSIREVPPKLYPFAVFTVAAGIVLHRNLITGAVVGSDIQVNYFFVELVLENGAWEPGMADVYSSIPVVGAVPAVYSIVTGISTALVFKVLYSLLFALAPVAIYYTFADVFGRDVAFAGAYFFVFYFRTFNGTPGKTRIAQLFMILVVLTMITDRDRLPGKEWVGAVFGIGLILSHYTTTYIFVISLAVAYVLGRIYKAYSGDDVGLRITGIYAVAFGGAAVAWYAATTPGMLQNVAGVLVGIPVEIYAVLSGESIHRSGASAVESQSGIAYTATLLLHMGLMALAGVGVLSQVFVRLFSTDKPRSNEAIKLAVLAIPMLLFLAASYFISGNLGADRVYQIVLTVLAAFMPVGYLALTGLINVVRDVDIPVWRPILAALAVLMLLNTGVAYNAIGEPVTSDISLDSDTHSLAYTDAEINGGEWIDGTSTAGPVIYTDSYTGEMFRSIFPENYSNASVRQVKVDWQPGIEFSEGYVYVRDRSIVDADEYEGTVPQYYLTESERTAIEQSTNKVYTSGESDVFRYDGSDSQQFGREDT